Proteins encoded in a region of the Pseudomonas viciae genome:
- a CDS encoding GntR family transcriptional regulator, which produces MNSLSSDVRLPLYQRLRDQLAEQIANNRWRPGEAIPTEAALSAEYQLSTGTVRKAVDALVSEGVLERQQGRGTFIRRPQFQSSLFRFFRFQTAAGERRVPESRILSIEPVPAPSAVAQALGLPGDAPVIRIVRVRLLDVKPVLAEEIWLPRSRFQPLLEIDLSQKGPLLYPIYEETCGQVVAYAEETLTAESVNEVHARLLQVPVNSPVVVIERLARDYAGTPLEWRRSRGHAEHFRYSVEIR; this is translated from the coding sequence ATGAACTCTCTCTCCAGCGATGTCCGCTTGCCGCTTTATCAACGTCTGCGCGACCAATTGGCCGAACAGATCGCCAACAATCGCTGGCGTCCGGGGGAGGCGATTCCTACCGAGGCCGCGCTTTCGGCGGAATACCAACTGTCCACCGGCACCGTGCGCAAAGCGGTCGATGCGCTGGTCAGCGAGGGCGTGCTGGAGCGCCAGCAAGGCCGCGGCACCTTCATTCGCCGGCCTCAGTTTCAGTCCTCGCTGTTCCGTTTCTTCCGGTTTCAAACCGCTGCCGGTGAACGCCGGGTGCCGGAGAGCCGCATCTTGTCTATCGAGCCAGTGCCGGCACCCTCGGCAGTCGCCCAGGCGCTGGGGCTGCCGGGCGACGCACCGGTGATTCGTATCGTGCGTGTGCGTCTGCTGGATGTGAAGCCGGTGCTCGCCGAAGAAATCTGGTTGCCGCGTAGCCGCTTCCAACCGTTGCTCGAGATCGACTTGAGTCAGAAAGGGCCATTGCTTTACCCCATCTATGAAGAAACCTGCGGCCAGGTTGTCGCCTATGCCGAAGAAACCCTCACCGCCGAATCGGTGAATGAGGTGCACGCGCGATTGCTGCAGGTACCGGTCAACAGTCCGGTGGTGGTGATCGAGCGCCTGGCGCGTGATTACGCCGGCACCCCCCTGGAGTGGCGTCGCTCTCGCGGGCATGCCGAGCATTTCCGCTACAGCGTGGAAATTCGCTGA